The sequence GGTGAGCCCTTCCTGCCCTCCAGgaagttttctaattttcctggCTGAGCCAGGGCCGTGGGGACCAAGCTATGAAAATACGATAAGACAAGGACAGACTTCATCTCCTTGGCCCCAGGGGTAGAATAGAACAGGTGAAATAAGAGGAGTCAGGGTTCGCTTCCTAAGGATTAGCATTGCCCAGACATGCAAAAAGATGCCTTCCAAGGCAGAGCTCCCCATCATTCTGCGTCTTCAGGGCTTCGGCTTGCATGATAATCGCCCGGAGGGGAGGGCATGTTGAAGTACAACCAACCACGTGCCACCGCTGGAGAGTCCAATTGGGTGAGCCTGCATTTCTACCCCGTTCCCAGGcgacactgatgctgctggtcccgaGACCACATTGTGAGAACCCCTGGTTAGGAGTGTGGGATATGGAGACCGGGCTGAGTTTGGAGTTCTGGTTCTGTCACGTTCTAGCTGCATGACTTCCAGCAAGCTGCCTAATCTCACAGTGCCTCTGTGTTCTCTGTAAAGTCACAGCACTGCAGGGTTAACTGAGTTCATCGTGCAAGGCCCTGAGAACGTCGTGAGCAGGCAGTCAGCTCTCGTTATCTAATGGAGGGGACCCAGGCTTGGTGTTGTGTTGTCCTGGGTTTGGGTACCAGCTATCCTCACACTGACGGGTCCTCAGCAAGCCATTCAAGTTTCTTTGAGCTTCCCTTGCTTCTGTGTAACCAGAGGATAACAGCACTTATTTGGGAGGATGGCCAGGGCATTTTGACAAGGCTCTAACGTATGTGGAGGGCTTTCTTGGCCCCGGGAACCGTGGGAACTCCCCTGACAGGCAGCTGCAGTTGCACCAGCAACACTTTGAGTTGATTCCATTTGTTtactttccattttacagaatggAAAACTAAGACTTGAATGTTGGGTCCATGGAGTCATTAAGTCTGAAGTCAGCCCGCTGCTCACTGTGTTAATTTAGGAAATTTGCCCAAACTATTTGTGGAAGTTTCCTTTTCCATTAAATGAGGCTAATCGTAGTTCTTACCTACCAGGGTTGTTGCGAGGACTAGATCAGTCAATACGTCATGGACGTAGAAGCAGAGCTGGCTTCATGCTCATGCAACCTGGGGCGCTCAGAAGGCGCCTGTGCCTGATTTAACACTTTGCTGtctccatcttgaaattcttaatcacatttgaacaaggggccccatattttcattttgcgcTGGGCTCCctaaattatgtagccagtcctgcTTAGAATGGACGCTAGctggggccaacccggtggcacagtagttaagttcgcacgttccacttcagtgggccGGGATTCCCCgattcggatccctggtgcggacatggcaccacttggcaagccatgctgtggcaggcatcccacatataaagtggaggaagatgggcacagatgttagctcagagccagtcttcctcagcaaaaagaggagggttggcagcagaggttaactcagggctaatcttcctccaaaaaagaaaaaaaattgaaagaaaaaaaaataatggatgCTAGCATATGGTAAAcccacaacagatgttagccatCCAGTTATGTAGCCTGGCCTTGaacccctctgtgtgtgtgtgtgtgattggtgacaatatactatgcatataaagGACTTCCAGCAGTGGTTTTTAAGGCTTTCTTTGCATTCTGAGTTGTTACATCTTAGGAAGTCTTCAatttcctctttggtgaaattcAGATCAAGCGAACCTGCTTCACAGGTTGGTGGGAAAGGGGCATGTTGACCCACCCCATCCCAGACCTGGGGGTGCCGGCTACCCttccacctctctgagtcttgatctctccatctccatccaGGGGCGAGGAGGCTGGACCCTCAACAGTGCTGGCTACCTTCTGGGTCCTGGTGAGTGAGCCTGCTCTGAGCGCTCCATCCCCGGCTAGTGTCTGCCTGGTGCCTGTGGGCAGTGAGTTTGCGACCCTGTAAAGACCCTCAACTCACATTCACTGAAGTCCACGGGTTTTGTTTCCAGACCTGTCTTGAGAGTTAGTCTAGCGGAGTGATGGGCATGTGGATCCTGGAGCCAGAGCATTGGGTCCaagtccagctctgccacttgctttgTGTGTGGCCTTcatctctctatgcctcagttccctcatctatgATGAAGAGTGTCATGAAGGCCCCTGCCTCATAGGGATGTCGTGAGGATTAGATAAGGTAGAGCAATATATGACATATTCCcccatccttctctttctgtgCCCCTGACTGCATCTGCACTGGGCACTTTTTGCACATGTGGCAATGTGCTGCTTGGTCACAATTAAACCCATTACATAAGGGGATCCCCTATGATGCTCAAGGCAGAGTTCATCTTGGGCCTCATTCAGTGGTCCAAGAAAACCCAGGCTCCCATAACGGTGTGGCATAGCAGAAAGGACATAAGAATTGGATTCAGACATAGGtgggttcaaaccccagttcCGCCACTTAGCAGTGGGGTAACTCTGAGCAAGAGAATTCTCAGAGCCACAGTCTCCTCACTAACAAGGAGGGATGGTCAAAGCGTACCCCGTCCCACAGATTTGGTGGACGTGCTCCTTCAGATGGGTAATGAATGCCACAGGATTGCTGGATTCTGTGTGTTGCCATTGCCATTTAACAGACCACCAGCTCTTGCttcttcccccactccccagagTTCCACCTTCCCCAGAAGGCTGACcaaggcaggaaggagaagacaGCCCTCGAGATCCTAGAGCTGTGGAAGGCCGTTGGTGAGTGAATGGCCAGTTAGACTTCCCCCATTCTTCATCGCCATCACTCTCCTCCACGCGCCCACTACTGGTTTTGCAAACTGGCGGATGTAGGCTCCATTCCTCGCTCTGCCACTTACCGATTGAGGGAGCTGGGTAAGTGATGCAATTCCTTTGAGCCTCAAACCCCTCCCTATGTAAGATGGTATCAATGAAAACTACCTCGTAATTCGATTGTGTGGCTCAATGAGAGAATGCATGTAAAATTCCTaagctgttatttttaatattatctcCTTGCAAGATCCCCTATTCACTTCCTCTTTGCTCACCCCTGGTGCTATTATCTCCTCTTCTCACCTGACCAAGTGATATCTCTGAGATTCCCTTCTCCTTCCCGTGTCATATCTCAAGGGAAAGAATCATGGAGGCACAAAGGGGTTCGGACACCTGCGTATGCACACAGTGAATGCAGCATATGACTTGAAGGGAATCTCCTTGTCATTGTCACCTTCTAAATGGAGGCAATTAAGTGTATCTAaggcaggatttctcaaccttggcactgctGACATTTGGAGCTGAAGCACTCTGTGTCATGGGGTCCATCTTGCGCATTACGGGATGTTGAGCAGCGTCCTTGGCCTCCACCCTCTAGAAGAGAGTAGCAcctccaagttgtgacaaccaaaaatgtctctgcATGTTGCCAAATATCCCCAGAGGGGCAAAAGTGCCCCTGGATGAGAACCGCTAAGAACTGTCAGATTCCCAAGGACACAGGGGAAGTAGAACCACGTTGGACGGTACAAAGTACTGAACTGAGTGGCATAAGTCACAAcgatttctgtttttgtttctagaTGGGCTCCCTTATCCCCTCTCTCAGCAGGCCTCCAAGAGGAGTCTGAGTGAGACTTTTGCTGAACCAGAGATTGGAGGTAAAGGCAGGGGGAAcatggaagagagaaatagatacaAGAAGAGGGCAGGAGATGTGGCCAGCAGAGCTTTGAGGgcctgggagggtggggaggaaacAGGAATCAACCAAGAGGCCCCCTGACTTATAGCCACAATGTCCACCACTGACCACATATCCTAACACTAAATTCCCATCCTGGCCTTGACTGCTCACTTCGACTCTGTTCCTTCACTTCACATCCTGCCTCACAGTCTAAATCTAGTTGTCCAACCAATACTGGCATTTCCCCACAATCTGGTACTTTTCCAATTATGACCCCAAACCCAAACCTTGATCACCCCCAAGCCTAGCTTTAGCTATGACACTGACCTTAAACCCTCAGTTTGACCTCACAGCTCAATCCAAACTTTGACCTCCCTCCTAAAGAAGATCTTTATTTCCAACCTTTAACCTTACTCTGAGCTCTATACTCTTCTGTGCTCATACTCCAGCATGCCCTTCTGTCTCAACTCTGACTTCTGATTTTCTTGGAACACTGGGTCCATTTCACTCTAGAATCTTTGCACCAGCTGTtgcctctgcctagaatgttctgtTTCTAGAGCTTTGCATGGCTAGATCTTTCACGTCATTCAGAAATCATTTTAGTCATCAACTCCTGAGAGACACTCCCTGAAATAAAGctactttttctctatttttgtcatcttgttttatttaatgGTAACATTCATCATTATATGATTCTtctttgcttcatatatttattttctgtttattctccATCTTCTCCCAAAAACTCCAAGCTCCATGCGAGTAGAGACCTTTTCTGTCCTGCTCACTGCCTAGCCCAATGGCTGATGCATAGCAGGTGCTtggtaaacatttgttaaatgaatgaactaaatTATCCAAATTCAGTCTTCACATACTGCCTTCCCAACCATGATCAAAGTCAACAATCAACCCTGGCTTCTGCCTGCCTCCAGGTGGATTTTCCTTCCAATTCCATCTCCTTTTTCAGTCCTAACCCTATTTTTGGAAACTAACGCAGTGCCTTTATTCCAACTGTACTAATTCATTtgaaaagcatttatttattagACACCTACCAGGACAGGACATGACACACCTTCTGAATTCACTAATTCCCACACCAACCTTGGCTACAGTCTGGCTCTTGAaagcacccaccaccaccaccatgtgCCATCTTAAAATGGGGGCAGAAAGGGGAAATATGTGGgtagatgaaaataaaaagaaggtagaacagaaaaggaaagagggagtgAGAAGAGGGAAGGCTATTGGATCTGAGATGAACTAAAGAGAGTTTCATCCCAACCTCAAGAACCTGGTTTGGGGGGTGGTGGTAAACAGAACCATTCAAAATTCACCCTTTTCTCTCTCGCAGATCAGAGTGAGCTTGGCAAGAGAGTTCCCAAGAGGGGAGACATCCTGCAGTCATAGATGTCTCCAAACCTCTGCTCCTCatccttctcctctccagctcctCCTGAAGCCCTGTCTAGACACTCTCTACTGAGACTAAAATCCTGAAGCTAAATCCCCAAATCTCGTGATGGAATTTTGGATCATTTGAAGAATTATTCTCAAAAGTCGCTGGACTGTTTCAGATTTTACTAATTAATCTTTGGAATAAGTATAAAGTGTTGTTAACAAACTCAAGAATAATTCTGAAACCATTTAGGAGATTCTAGGTGGGGGGTATCAGGGAATATTCCTGcagtacatttaaaataattgtgttcTTTTGGAATCATAACAGGAACTATTgaacaatacaatattattatccCTTTTAACTCTGAGGTTCTATGATGTCTTggcttgaaaagatgctccagaGTAGCATCCTcacctttcttcatttttccaccTCATCCAAGCCTCCTCCAGCTGGAAATGAGGAGAGGTCATCTGGAGCAGAAtggagagaataaaatatttcttttcaaataatcaaTGTTTTCTTCCATTAATTAGTACAGGAACTTCTTGGGGGTAGCAAAATCAAGGATGATAGAGTCAGGTGGGGGATTTTGGGGGACATATAAACTCTTAGAGGCATTAGATCTTGGATTATCTGATGAGAGGCCtaaatttaattctaatttttggCAGTTGTCCCTACCTTGATATCTGACCTACTCTCTGTtcatcagttcattcattttaaaacttctacatattttgaagctatgttgTCGGTGTCATATAAGTTTATAAGTTTTATAAATATCTGGAGGAaacttctttttatcattatataatagaCTTCTGTTATCCCCATTAATGCCTATTGCTTTAGATTCTCTTTTGCCTATTCCAGGTAACTACTGCTGCATAACACACTacccccaaaactcagtggcctGAAACAACAACTGTTTTGTTAAACATCATGATCTCGTAGGTCAGGAGTCCAGGTGGGCTCAAACGCATGATTTTTCTATTCCATGTGCCTTTGATGGAGTCCACTGGGGGTGCTGAGCTGGTGAGTAGACTGATCTGGAGAGTCCAAGGTGGCTTCACTCACAAGTCTGGTGCCTGGATGGCTCTAGCCAGAAGGTCGGGTTCGGCTGGGAGAGTTGACTCAAGTACCTACACATGATTTCTCCAGTGTGATGGTTTTAGGATCACTGAATTCTTACATGGGAATTCAGGGCTTTCGCCTTATTATCTAGGACATTGATTAAGGCCAAGCTGCTGTAACAATGAGTCCCCAAAATAGAGTAGTGCAAAcaagataaaagtttatttcgCTGTCATGTCACAGTCCAGAAGGGGGCAATCTGGATCTGGTAGGATGGCCATGACATCTTCAGTTATGAAGTTTCGTCTCTGGACCCAAGAGGGATGTTTCATCTACCTCCAGTGAGAAAGGGGGCCAGCAGGTGTCACACCAATCCTTTTAAAGGAAAGTCTGAAAGGCCACACATCATGTTAGCTCATGCATGGCTATTCTTAGTCACAAGAGGGCTGGGAAATGTTGTCTTTAGCTGGAGGCACTGCCCAGTTAAAAACACAAGATAATGGAAGAGTTGGAGATAGATATTCAGCCACTTGTTCTGATTTGCCGTTGTCCTTTGGATTTACATCTTTCTCAGCAACGTCACATGGCAGGGATTGCTAGTGCAGGATTCTGACATGCCTAGATCTCTGGCCGTATGCAGTCTAATATCATCAAAAATCTTATTCTAAGCCCTTAGCAACTTTAAATAGCAGaatgggaagagagaggcagcagCAAGCCTCAGGGACCAATAAGACACCACCACTGCCTTCAAAGATCTCACAGAGGGGAGAAACCAGACATGTGAGTGGACAGATGAAATGGAGGGGGACAAGGGCTTTGGGAGAAGTCACACAGGGGACAATAGGACATGGAGCATCTAACCAACTTGGGGGTCAGGCTGAGAAACTGGTCCCAAGGAGCATTAATATATGTGGACTCAGACTTGTAGGAAGAATCGGCACTTTTCACGAGACCCAGAGGGAGGAATATGTGGGCACAGGAAGTCGAGCAGGTTGCTCAGGGGGATTAGAATATAAAATTCAGAGACCAAGAGGACAGCAACgagggtggcgggggtggggaaACAGGAGCAAAGACAAGCTCTGAATTTCAGTCTTGGGAGCATGGACTTTCTTATGAAGACGGTTAGAAATGGCTGAAGGTGTAACACCAAAGAGAGATTAGACTGTGGGCATGCAATGTAGGGGGTTGCAAACTATGGCCCGGGGGCCAAACCCAGCCCGGCTGCCTGTTGATGGTTGGCCCCTGAGCTAAGAAaggtttttatacttttaaatggttgggaaagaaagaagaagatgagCAGAGACTGCAAAGGCTGAAGTAtgtattatctggccctttacaggaaaagttagCCAATCTCTGATGCAATGAATTGAAcacaataaatttcttttctccttcacctAACAGTCCAGGGAGGATGTTTCAAGTTGGCCAGGAACTCTCCTCTATGCAGTGATTCAGAAACCAAGATTCACTCTATATAGTTGTTCACCCATCGATTAGGGTCTTGTCTCAAACagtggaaggggaaagagaatatgcagggggtggggggcactcCTGTTTCATAAAAGCCTTGGCCTGGAAGTACCTGCATCCCTTTTGTTCATATTCATCATCTGGCCACACTTGGCTCAAAAGTGGGGGCAATAAGTTCCCTTTGTATGAAGCTGCTCCCCAGCTACAAATACTAAGTTGGGAAAGGGAGCATGGGTTTTGGTGGACACATAGCATCTCACCCATAGCTGACATGGCCaggtttgcattttagaaagaccaCTCCAGTGGCTGGCATGGAAAAGGCGTTGGAGGAAGATGATCCTGGAGGCAGATAAAATAGGAAGCTGTTGTGCTATTCCTGGGGAGAGATGATGGCATCCTTAGCTGAGGAGACAGAAGTGGGCATTGAAAGGAGCTGACAGactgaagacacagggagatggAAGGGTCTACAATTAACTTAacattcagtgaatatttgttaagTACCTACCATATGCCAGAACACGTCTAGGGGTTCAGGATAGAGTGGAtaacaaaacagaccaaaaaagaaaatccttgtcTTGTTGGAGCTTGTATTCTGGGAGAGAGGGCAGTTGGACATTGGAAAAAGTTAGTGAGTAAAATAGACAGTATTCCACacagtgataagtgctatggggaACACAAAGGCAGAGATGGGCAATGGGAAGTTCCCAAGGAGTGAGTTTGAAATTTTCAGTGTGTGGTGAGGGGAGGTGTGAAGAAgatgaaatttgaataaagaaCTGAAGGAGAAAGGGGTGGAGACATGAGGATATTTGGGAGAAGAGGATGCCAGGCAGAGGAATGACCAAGGGCAGTGCTCAGGGTGGGAGCAAGTTTCCAAGGGTCAGGAAGCTGCGTAAGTGGGTCTCGAATCAGTTGAGTGCAGAGCGTGGAAGAGATGAGTTGAGACAGGTAATGGGAGGTGGGGTCCTGGAGTCGGCCACTAGGACTTCAGGTTTGTCTCTGAGTGAAGTGCCAAGCCATTGGAGGCTTCGAGTAGTGGAGTGACATGAAACGACTCACATCTTAACAGGATTGTTCTGGCTGCTGTTTTGAAAATAGACAAAAGAGGGCAGAGACCACTTACAATGCTGTAATGCTAGTGAGAGGTGATGGGGGCTTGGGCCAGGGTGGAGGCAGTGGAGGTGGTAAAAAGCAGTCACATTCTAGATACAATTGAAGGTAGAGCTAATAGGATTCCCCAACGGACTTGCCATGGGATTTGAGAAGCAGCCAAGGGTGAGTCCCTATTTCTTTGGTCTAAGTAAATGGAAGGAGGGAGTTGCCATTGAAGGGTATGGGAAGCCATGCATAGAGCAGGCTTGGGGGAAAGACTAGgagctcagttttggacatgttaaatttgagatgcctattgGTTATGCAATAGGGGGTAGGGAGCTGGGAGTTGAATATGCAAATCTCAAATTCAGAAGAGAGGTgcaggggccagtcctgtggctgagtggttaagttcgcgctctccagGGATGAACCAgtgtttcgccagtttggatcctgggcgtgggcatggtaccgctcatcaggccatgctgaggtggcatcccacatgccacaaccagaaggacctacaactagaatatacaactatgtactggggggctttggtgagaaaaaaaaagattggcaacagatgttagctcaggtgccaatctttaaaaaaaaaagagaggtgcAGAACGGACGTCTAATTTGGAGCACTGTAGGATTTAGGTAgcaaacagagaagagaagaggtccAAGGGCAGAGCTCTGGGGATTCAATAGGTTGTAGGCCTCAGTGGTGTTCAAAGATCAGGGAGAGGAGGTCGTCccggggcatagtggttaagttcgcgcgctccggtacagtggccctgggtttgccagtttcggatcctgggtgcggacccacacACTACTCAAGACATGacatggtggtgtcccacagcgaagaactagaaggacttacaactatgtactggggctttggggagaaaaaaaaagagaaagactggcaacagatgttagctcagggtcaatcttcctcactaaaaaaagaagatCAGGGAGAGAAACAGGAAGTAGAGGGGAGTAGAGTACAAGGCTGGGAGTGGAGACTGTAGAAGCATTGCAATTACTGgagatgacaaacccacaggtaTGGCTTCACAGGAGTGTGTGGCAGAGGATCAAGGGAACGTTATTTAGGAGCTGGAAATACCCAAGAACTACGGTAGTGATACCATTAGAGGTGGGAACTAAGCCCTTCCAGGAGTGAGGGTGAATGACATGAAGGACACATTCGTAGAGGAGGCTGAGGTGAAGGAATTCTCCTGCTGAGTGACCATGCCCTGTAGAAGACATTATGGAAGGGTTCAGGAGTTGGGAGGCAACAGGGTATTACAATAGGGGAGATCCAGATTCGTGTTATGTCTAGGGCCTGGGGGCTCAGGGATGCCTGGGGGGCACCTAGTCTTCTTTTGGAAACTGACAAAAACATAAGTAAAGGATATATTGAAATGAGACCTGGTGTCGCCACGGCAGAGAAAGGTAGGTCTATGGGTGTTAAGGATGAGGGGAGTAAAGATAAGGGTCTTGTCCAGATGCTCGAATTTCACCCATACTGATCGGGGTTTGGAACCCTGCAGAGGGGTGGTCCTGTGTTGCATAGATGGGGCTCATATTGCATGCAatatatacacattaaaaaatttcattGTTCGTCTCAAATCCAAATGTATGTGTATATCCCAAATATTGTGTGGGGCATATTTATGCTAAAATTTGTTTatggtttatctgaaattcaaatttaactgggcatcctgaatttttatttgcttacaaTTGTTGGAGCCATGACAGCTTCATTCCTGGAGTGCCGTCAACACCCAACCGTCTAGGACGCAGGTCACTGTCAACACAGCCCATTCCTTGAGTGGCTTTGGGGTCAGAGCCCCATCTTCAGATTTCAGTCCTTGCTCCTTCTGTGCAGCTCAGGAAGGAAAGAGTTGGGTAAGGAAAGGAGTGATGCAACAGAATCGGGGGAGACCACTCTGCCCAACCTCTCAACACACAGGTCCCCTGGGCTCCCTCCGAGGCTGGATGGCTAGAACCATCAGGGGCCACTCATTGGACTGGTCTTTGCTTCTAAGGCTGCGTGCAGGGCCATGTCAGTCAGAGTGAAGGGAGAAAGCTGGGTCAAAGTCCCAGGAGCTGCCACCACTTTCTCCCCTGTAGGAGCAGTGACTGTGTCTGCAGGGGGAGACAGGGAGATCTACATGAGGTGGAGAAGACTTCCATTTCAGGTGCAAATCACCCTCCATGTGTCCTGGTGACTGACAGGTCCTAACGAGTAGAACCAGCAGCTGTTTGAGACGCATCCTGTGCTCAGAGAACTCAGGTAAGGGACACACCTGAGGAAGGGGAGGGCAGTGGATACATATCTGGCCATGATCTCTCCTTAATCAAGTTTCCCAAACTagtctcttaaaaatattgaattaaaaacttttttaatcaCGTTAAAATATGTCACATGAAATTTACCACCTTAATAACGTTAGGTGTACAGTTCATTGACATTAAGGACACTCATTTTTGtcttgcaaccatcaccactgtccatctccagaactcttttcatcttgcaaaactgagactCCATCCCCATTAAACCCTCACTCTCCAtcgcctcccccagcccctggcagccaccattctaccttcCGTCTGGAatcacagtatttgtccttttgtgtctggcttatttcattcagcataacgtcctcaaggttcatcttgTGTTGTAGCCTCTGACAGGATTTCCTCTCTTTAAGCCTGGGTAATATTCCATCACCTGGGGACCTTTAAAAAAGTCCTTGTCTAAGCCCCACCCTAGACCAAATAAATTAGACTCTCCGGGGTGGGGTAAAGGCATGGgaggtatttttgtttgtttgttctctATGTTCCTGTGATTCTATTATAGTTGAGAATCTCAAGTTCAGGGAGTGTCTCCTTTCAATGCGGGCTCCATAGGAGGCTTGCATTTCAGGCCCTGGTCTGAGGTTCCACTTGGGAGGAACATACTAAAGGGAGTCTTAACTACAGGTTAATCTCCACTCTTTAAGGGCATTGGAAATAGAATAGTTGAGTTTCTGGCCGAATGCTCTTTGCCAGGCTTATCAGCAACAGACAATAGCCCATCCCAGGGTTTATCAACCTTGGGACTATTGACATTTCGGATGGGatcattctttttctatttttttaaagattggcgcctcagctaacatctgttgccgatcttcttttttttttccttcttttttttcttcttctccccaaagcccccagtatatagttgtatattctggttgtaggtccttctggttgtgctatgtgggacgccacctcagcatggcttgatgagcagtcctgggtccatgcccaggatctgaaccagtgaagccctgggccactgaagcggagaatgtgaacttaaccactcagccagggggccggcgGGTGGGATCACTCTTTGTCATggtgggctgtcctgtgcattgtaggatgttgagcagcaacCCTGGTCTCTCCTTACCAGGTGGCAAGAGCATCctctccccagttgtgacaaccaaaattgtcTCTCGACATTGATGAATGTCCACTTGGGGCAAAATTACCCGGGACTGAGAATTCCTATCGTAAAGGTTGTTAATTCACAGGCCAAATAAGGAGACAACTAATTCAAAAAATCAACCAAGAATATAAAAACTGGATCACAGGTATTTTCAGAAACAAGGGCATTAAAACTGCCAtctaagaaaacataaataagcataataaacataagaaattaGCAAGATGAAATAAGAGTTAAAAATTCAAAAgcgtgggggctggcccagtggctcagcagttaagtgcacctgttctgcttcagtggcctggggttctccagttcagatcccgggtgcggacacggcactgctcggaatgccatgctgtggtaggcgtcccacatataaagtagaggaagatgggcacggatgttagctcagggccagtcttcctcaggaaaaagaggaggattggcagcagttagctcagggctaatcttcctcaaaaagaaaaaattcaaaaccaTAAATGCAGTCAAATATTAATTAAGAAAAgatatagggccagccccagtggcctagtggttaaattcagcacactccactttggcagccctggtttggttcccaggtggggacctacaccactcatcagtgaccatgctgtgatgatggcatatatatatacatatataatagcTGAAATAAAGAACACACTACATGAGACATGGTAGAATGGacacaacagaaaaataaattagagaagtggaagaaaatattgggaaatggggccagccggtggtgcagtgattaagtgcacacgttccgcttgggtggcctggggttcactgtttgggatcccaggtgcggacatggcactgcttgacaagccatgctgtggcaggcgtcccacatataaagtagaggaagatgggcacgcatgttagctcagggtcagtcttgctcagcaaaaagagaggaagattggcagcagatgtcagctcagggctaaccttcctcaaaaaaaaaattaaattaaattaaaaaaaaaactggggaaCTTTT comes from Equus asinus isolate D_3611 breed Donkey chromosome 26, EquAss-T2T_v2, whole genome shotgun sequence and encodes:
- the GALP gene encoding galanin-like peptide, producing MAPSVQLVLLLTVLLILAETPASLPVHQGRGGWTLNSAGYLLGPEFHLPQKADQGRKEKTALEILELWKAVDGLPYPLSQQASKRSLSETFAEPEIGDQSELGKRVPKRGDILQS